From one Apium graveolens cultivar Ventura unplaced genomic scaffold, ASM990537v1 ctg3385, whole genome shotgun sequence genomic stretch:
- the LOC141701126 gene encoding uncharacterized protein LOC141701126 encodes MKKARLAGLDTRGKATEPIFLKKHKEPIGEASTEGAGGHGTPITAAAPTAAATGAFQPLWGFRRGDTVVGSTKHAWDWSYHSVTPKDFTDVVATPDLERIKLMGAQSLASSNAYFQGAVRQAESWKRASDKADNALRRQQKKYATLEKKLKRKEEELGESNAELVVLRAEKDKAIDNYLDSEEFAQSMRIRDDSVFPGFFRTVQIAVDSLEVCFGSIILF; translated from the exons atgaagaaagctcggctcgcaggcctagacacccggggaaaggccacggagcctatctttttgaagaagcacaaagagcctataggggaggcctcaactgaaggagctggaggccatggtactcctatcactgctgctgcccctactgctgctgccacaggcgcctttcagcctctctggggattccgccgaggggacaccgtagttggttccacgaaacatgcttgggattggtcttaccatagcgtgacccccaaggattttactgatgtggtggccacccctgatcttgagaggatcaagctcatgggagctcagtctctggcttcg tctaacgcctattttcaaggcgctgtgaggcaagccgaatcatggaagcgggcttctgataaggccgataatgccctcaggaggcaacagaagaagtacgctaccctggagaagaagctcaagcgcaaggaggaagaactcggagagtctaacgccgagctggtggtacttcgggcggagaaggataaagctatagacaactatctggactcggaggagtttgcccaatccatgaggattcgggatgattcagtctttcctgggttttttaggactg TTCAAATTGCAGTTGACAGTTTGGAGGTTTGTTTTGGGAGCATTATATTGTTTTAA